Proteins encoded in a region of the Balaenoptera ricei isolate mBalRic1 chromosome 19, mBalRic1.hap2, whole genome shotgun sequence genome:
- the TSEN34 gene encoding tRNA-splicing endonuclease subunit Sen34 isoform X1, which translates to MLVVEVANGRSLVWGAEAVQALRERLGVGGRTVGALPRGPRQNSRLGLPLLLMPEEARLLAEIGAVTLVSAPRPDPRQHSLALASFKRQQEQGFQEQSALAAEARETRRQELLEKIAEGQAAKKQKLEQKSGTSGSQEAGGNQAAEENEASAGQAAGEREEAGEGSSSPQPGPSNGVAPLPRSALLIQLATARPRPIKARPLDWRVQSKDWPHAGRPAHELRYSIYRDLWERGFFLSAAGKFGGDFLVYPVSSSSLPLETATCLSPSPRRPAPFPRSLHRSVLGSRGPHPTPGPGFCWPPRHQCQKDTAALLSAA; encoded by the exons ATGCTGGTGGTGGAGGTGGCGAACGGCCGCTCCCTGGTGTGGGGGGCCGAGGCGGTGCAGGCGCTGCGAGAGCGCCTGGGAGTAGGGGGCCGCACGGTGGGCGCCCTGCCCCGCGGACCCCGCCAGAACTCGCGCCTGGGCCTCCCGCTGCTGCTGATGCCCGAAGAGGCGCGGCTGCTGGCCGAGATCGGCGCGGTGACCCTAGTCAGCGCCCCGCGCCCGGATCCCCGCCAACACAGCCTG GCATTGGCATCCTTCAAGCGCCAGCAAGAGCAGGGCTTCCAGGAGCAAAGTGCTCTGGCAGCTGAGGCCCGTGAGACCCGTCGTCAGGAGCTCCTAGAGAAGATTGCAGAGGGCCAGGCTGCGAAGAAGCAGAAGCTGGAACAGAAATCAGGGACCAGCGGGAGCCAGGAGGCCGGTGGGAACCAAGCTGCAGAAGAGAACGAGGCCAGTGCTGGCCAGGCTGCTGGAGAGCGTGAGGAAGCAGGTGAAG gctcctcctctccccagccagGGCCTTCAAATGGGGTGGCTCCTTTGCCCAGGTCTGCTCTGCTCATCCAGCTGGCCACTGCTAGGCCTCGGCCCATCAAGGCTAGGCCCCTGGACTGGCGTGTCCAGTCCAAAGACTGGCCCCACGCTGGCCGTCCTGCCCACGAGCTTCGCTACAGCATCTACAGAGACCTGTGGGAGCGAGGCTTCTTCCTCAGTGCGGCTGGCAAGTTCGGGGGCGACTTCCTGGTCTATCCCG TGTCTTCCAGCTCCCTGCCACTGGAAACTGCTACCTGCCTCTCTCCTTCACCCAGGCGACCCGCTCCGTTTCCACGCTCACTACATCGCTCAGTGCTGGGCTCCCGGGGACCCCATCCCACTCCAGGACCTGGTTTCTGCTGGCCGCCTCGGCACCAGTGTCAGAAAGACACTGCTGCTTTGCTCTCCGCAGCCTGA
- the TSEN34 gene encoding tRNA-splicing endonuclease subunit Sen34 isoform X3: MLVVEVANGRSLVWGAEAVQALRERLGVGGRTVGALPRGPRQNSRLGLPLLLMPEEARLLAEIGAVTLVSAPRPDPRQHSLALASFKRQQEQGFQEQSALAAEARETRRQELLEKIAEGQAAKKQKLEQKSGTSGSQEAGGNQAAEENEASAGQAAGEREEAGEGSSSPQPGPSNGVAPLPRSALLIQLATARPRPIKARPLDWRVQSKDWPHAGRPAHELRYSIYRDLWERGFFLSAAGKFGGDFLVYPGDPLRFHAHYIAQCWAPGDPIPLQDLVSAGRLGTSVRKTLLLCSPQPDGKVVYTSLQWASLQ, encoded by the exons ATGCTGGTGGTGGAGGTGGCGAACGGCCGCTCCCTGGTGTGGGGGGCCGAGGCGGTGCAGGCGCTGCGAGAGCGCCTGGGAGTAGGGGGCCGCACGGTGGGCGCCCTGCCCCGCGGACCCCGCCAGAACTCGCGCCTGGGCCTCCCGCTGCTGCTGATGCCCGAAGAGGCGCGGCTGCTGGCCGAGATCGGCGCGGTGACCCTAGTCAGCGCCCCGCGCCCGGATCCCCGCCAACACAGCCTG GCATTGGCATCCTTCAAGCGCCAGCAAGAGCAGGGCTTCCAGGAGCAAAGTGCTCTGGCAGCTGAGGCCCGTGAGACCCGTCGTCAGGAGCTCCTAGAGAAGATTGCAGAGGGCCAGGCTGCGAAGAAGCAGAAGCTGGAACAGAAATCAGGGACCAGCGGGAGCCAGGAGGCCGGTGGGAACCAAGCTGCAGAAGAGAACGAGGCCAGTGCTGGCCAGGCTGCTGGAGAGCGTGAGGAAGCAGGTGAAG gctcctcctctccccagccagGGCCTTCAAATGGGGTGGCTCCTTTGCCCAGGTCTGCTCTGCTCATCCAGCTGGCCACTGCTAGGCCTCGGCCCATCAAGGCTAGGCCCCTGGACTGGCGTGTCCAGTCCAAAGACTGGCCCCACGCTGGCCGTCCTGCCCACGAGCTTCGCTACAGCATCTACAGAGACCTGTGGGAGCGAGGCTTCTTCCTCAGTGCGGCTGGCAAGTTCGGGGGCGACTTCCTGGTCTATCCCG GCGACCCGCTCCGTTTCCACGCTCACTACATCGCTCAGTGCTGGGCTCCCGGGGACCCCATCCCACTCCAGGACCTGGTTTCTGCTGGCCGCCTCGGCACCAGTGTCAGAAAGACACTGCTGCTTTGCTCTCCGCAGCCTGATGGTAAGGTGGTCTACACATCCCTGCAGTGGGCCAGCCTGCAGTGA
- the TSEN34 gene encoding tRNA-splicing endonuclease subunit Sen34 isoform X4 — protein MLVVEVANGRSLVWGAEAVQALRERLGVGGRTVGALPRGPRQNSRLGLPLLLMPEEARLLAEIGAVTLVSAPRPDPRQHSLALASFKRQQEQGFQEQSALAAEARETRRQELLEKIAEGQAAKKQKLEQKSGTSGSQEAGGNQAAEENEASAGQAAGEREEAGSSSPQPGPSNGVAPLPRSALLIQLATARPRPIKARPLDWRVQSKDWPHAGRPAHELRYSIYRDLWERGFFLSAAGKFGGDFLVYPGDPLRFHAHYIAQCWAPGDPIPLQDLVSAGRLGTSVRKTLLLCSPQPDGKVVYTSLQWASLQ, from the exons ATGCTGGTGGTGGAGGTGGCGAACGGCCGCTCCCTGGTGTGGGGGGCCGAGGCGGTGCAGGCGCTGCGAGAGCGCCTGGGAGTAGGGGGCCGCACGGTGGGCGCCCTGCCCCGCGGACCCCGCCAGAACTCGCGCCTGGGCCTCCCGCTGCTGCTGATGCCCGAAGAGGCGCGGCTGCTGGCCGAGATCGGCGCGGTGACCCTAGTCAGCGCCCCGCGCCCGGATCCCCGCCAACACAGCCTG GCATTGGCATCCTTCAAGCGCCAGCAAGAGCAGGGCTTCCAGGAGCAAAGTGCTCTGGCAGCTGAGGCCCGTGAGACCCGTCGTCAGGAGCTCCTAGAGAAGATTGCAGAGGGCCAGGCTGCGAAGAAGCAGAAGCTGGAACAGAAATCAGGGACCAGCGGGAGCCAGGAGGCCGGTGGGAACCAAGCTGCAGAAGAGAACGAGGCCAGTGCTGGCCAGGCTGCTGGAGAGCGTGAGGAAGCAG gctcctcctctccccagccagGGCCTTCAAATGGGGTGGCTCCTTTGCCCAGGTCTGCTCTGCTCATCCAGCTGGCCACTGCTAGGCCTCGGCCCATCAAGGCTAGGCCCCTGGACTGGCGTGTCCAGTCCAAAGACTGGCCCCACGCTGGCCGTCCTGCCCACGAGCTTCGCTACAGCATCTACAGAGACCTGTGGGAGCGAGGCTTCTTCCTCAGTGCGGCTGGCAAGTTCGGGGGCGACTTCCTGGTCTATCCCG GCGACCCGCTCCGTTTCCACGCTCACTACATCGCTCAGTGCTGGGCTCCCGGGGACCCCATCCCACTCCAGGACCTGGTTTCTGCTGGCCGCCTCGGCACCAGTGTCAGAAAGACACTGCTGCTTTGCTCTCCGCAGCCTGATGGTAAGGTGGTCTACACATCCCTGCAGTGGGCCAGCCTGCAGTGA
- the TSEN34 gene encoding tRNA-splicing endonuclease subunit Sen34 isoform X2, translating to MLVVEVANGRSLVWGAEAVQALRERLGVGGRTVGALPRGPRQNSRLGLPLLLMPEEARLLAEIGAVTLVSAPRPDPRQHSLALASFKRQQEQGFQEQSALAAEARETRRQELLEKIAEGQAAKKQKLEQKSGTSGSQEAGGNQAAEENEASAGQAAGEREEAGSSSPQPGPSNGVAPLPRSALLIQLATARPRPIKARPLDWRVQSKDWPHAGRPAHELRYSIYRDLWERGFFLSAAGKFGGDFLVYPVSSSSLPLETATCLSPSPRRPAPFPRSLHRSVLGSRGPHPTPGPGFCWPPRHQCQKDTAALLSAA from the exons ATGCTGGTGGTGGAGGTGGCGAACGGCCGCTCCCTGGTGTGGGGGGCCGAGGCGGTGCAGGCGCTGCGAGAGCGCCTGGGAGTAGGGGGCCGCACGGTGGGCGCCCTGCCCCGCGGACCCCGCCAGAACTCGCGCCTGGGCCTCCCGCTGCTGCTGATGCCCGAAGAGGCGCGGCTGCTGGCCGAGATCGGCGCGGTGACCCTAGTCAGCGCCCCGCGCCCGGATCCCCGCCAACACAGCCTG GCATTGGCATCCTTCAAGCGCCAGCAAGAGCAGGGCTTCCAGGAGCAAAGTGCTCTGGCAGCTGAGGCCCGTGAGACCCGTCGTCAGGAGCTCCTAGAGAAGATTGCAGAGGGCCAGGCTGCGAAGAAGCAGAAGCTGGAACAGAAATCAGGGACCAGCGGGAGCCAGGAGGCCGGTGGGAACCAAGCTGCAGAAGAGAACGAGGCCAGTGCTGGCCAGGCTGCTGGAGAGCGTGAGGAAGCAG gctcctcctctccccagccagGGCCTTCAAATGGGGTGGCTCCTTTGCCCAGGTCTGCTCTGCTCATCCAGCTGGCCACTGCTAGGCCTCGGCCCATCAAGGCTAGGCCCCTGGACTGGCGTGTCCAGTCCAAAGACTGGCCCCACGCTGGCCGTCCTGCCCACGAGCTTCGCTACAGCATCTACAGAGACCTGTGGGAGCGAGGCTTCTTCCTCAGTGCGGCTGGCAAGTTCGGGGGCGACTTCCTGGTCTATCCCG TGTCTTCCAGCTCCCTGCCACTGGAAACTGCTACCTGCCTCTCTCCTTCACCCAGGCGACCCGCTCCGTTTCCACGCTCACTACATCGCTCAGTGCTGGGCTCCCGGGGACCCCATCCCACTCCAGGACCTGGTTTCTGCTGGCCGCCTCGGCACCAGTGTCAGAAAGACACTGCTGCTTTGCTCTCCGCAGCCTGA